The following is a genomic window from Spirosoma foliorum.
GTACTTAATATGCCTATACAGTCTGCTACAACTATGATGCAGCCTGATCAGAACTGGCAGCAAAAGGCAACGGTTAGTTTACGGGCAAGGCTTTTGTACAACTTTTAGTCGTAGCTTATCAAAAAAGGAACTGCCCGTGAAAGAATTTTCGCGGGCAGTTCCTTTTTAAATTACACACTTATTTATTGGCAGACACCCGCCAGATACGACCAGAAGCGTCATCGGCCACAAGCATAGTTCCGCCAGGCAATACAGTTACGCCAACGGGCCGGCCATATACATTTTTATTATTGTCTCCCAGAAAACCGGTTAAGAAATCTTCTGGTTTTCCGGGCTTACCATCCTGAAATGGCACAAATACAACTTTATAACCCACCAGTTGCGACCGATTCCATGAGCCATGTTGACCGATAAAGGCACCGTTTCGGTATTTTTCAGGAAACTGTGTTTTATCATAAAAGGCCAAGCCCAAGGAAGCCGTATGTGATCCTAATGGCACATCGGGAATAATGGCTTTTTTAACCAAATCGGGGCGCTCCCCTTTCCGGCGCGGATCTTCATTTTGGCCGTAATACGAATAAGGCCAGCCATAAAATGCGCCTTCTTTCACACTGGTCAGGTAATCAGGCACCAGGTCATCGCCTAATTCATCCCGTTCATTAACAGCCGTATACAAAACTTTAGTTGTAGGCTGCCAGCCCATTCCAACTGGGTTTCGTAACCCACTGGCATAAATACGCTCGCCAGATCCATCAGGATTAATTTCCAGAATATTCGCCCGTCGGAGTTCGTTTTCGGGGCCGTGTTCGCCCACATTACTGCCAGAACCAACGGTAACGAAAATCTTCTTTCCGTCGGGACTGGCTAGCAAGTTTCGGGTCCAGTGATTGTTGTAGCCGCCCACTGGTAAGTCCAGGATTTTCTTGCCGGGTGCCGTTATTTTCGTTTGACCAGGCTTGTAATCATAGCGCATTAACGCGCCCGTGCCAGCCGCATAGAAGCTGTTACCCAAAACCAG
Proteins encoded in this region:
- a CDS encoding PQQ-dependent sugar dehydrogenase, whose amino-acid sequence is MKKTTVILAGMALSASLVGCNTKKETNQTGETVTTVDTTINLPAPFATKSAKNFSNVVGWPEGKTPQAPAGFTVTEFARDLASPRWIYVAPNGDIFVAEANTERTGAKAKVINAVTGRNKSEREGTSANRITLFRDTNNDGKPDLKETFLTGLDRPFGMLVLGNSFYAAGTGALMRYDYKPGQTKITAPGKKILDLPVGGYNNHWTRNLLASPDGKKIFVTVGSGSNVGEHGPENELRRANILEINPDGSGERIYASGLRNPVGMGWQPTTKVLYTAVNERDELGDDLVPDYLTSVKEGAFYGWPYSYYGQNEDPRRKGERPDLVKKAIIPDVPLGSHTASLGLAFYDKTQFPEKYRNGAFIGQHGSWNRSQLVGYKVVFVPFQDGKPGKPEDFLTGFLGDNNKNVYGRPVGVTVLPGGTMLVADDASGRIWRVSANK